Part of the Rothia mucilaginosa genome, GCGCATTCTCCGGAGGCGCGAAGCCTAGCTCCACAAATACCGGACCAACAGGGCGCGCACCAGCGGTCAGCTCGCTAATGACGACCGAATCAACCGATGCGTAGAACGCCTCACGAGCCTTCGCCAAAACATTGCGCAGGCGGCAGAACTTATCCAACGGACAGTGGCCATTCTCATCCTCGCACTCAATCATGGGAATATCACCCTCAGTAGCACGAAGAACAGTGCCGACGGTCGCAGAGCGGCCCGCATCCGAGAGCATAACGCCGCCGGAACGACCGCGGGTCGAATCCAAATAACCCATGTTCA contains:
- a CDS encoding RrF2 family transcriptional regulator; its protein translation is MRLTAFSDVSLRVLMLLSALEPGQKLSTQKIAEGVDTPYNHVAKAVAFLVNMGYLDSTRGRSGGVMLSDAGRSATVGTVLRATEGDIPMIECEDENGHCPLDKFCRLRNVLAKAREAFYASVDSVVISELTAGARPVGPVFVELGFAPPENALTVR